In a genomic window of Micromonospora cremea:
- a CDS encoding GNAT family N-acetyltransferase — protein sequence MPQQTIEVRTASFADLNAHTFHDLLKLRIDVFVVEQHCPYPELDGRDVEPGTRHLWLTDGGAPLAYLRILADPDGAARIGRVVVAPAARGGGHAGRLMTAALEVVGNRPCVLEAQSHLVPFYTRHGFAVSGPEYVEDGIPHTPMRRDAIDV from the coding sequence TGAACGCCCACACCTTCCACGACCTGCTCAAGCTGCGCATCGACGTGTTCGTGGTGGAACAGCACTGCCCGTACCCCGAACTCGACGGACGGGACGTGGAACCGGGCACCCGGCACCTCTGGCTGACCGACGGCGGCGCGCCGCTGGCGTACCTGCGGATCCTGGCCGACCCGGACGGCGCCGCCCGGATCGGTCGGGTGGTGGTGGCCCCCGCCGCGCGCGGCGGCGGGCACGCCGGCCGGCTGATGACCGCGGCACTGGAGGTGGTGGGCAACCGACCCTGCGTGCTGGAGGCCCAGTCGCACCTGGTCCCCTTCTACACCCGGCACGGCTTCGCGGTCAGCGGCCCCGAGTACGTCGAGGACGGCATCCCGCACACCCCGATGCGCCGCGATGCCATTGACGTCTGA